GAGGCGCAATGCCAAGCCATCGCATGGACAACAGTTACCTTGGAGAGTCATACAGATCTTCAGCAGACTTTGTGTGAGCAAGGAGTATGAACCTCTCCTGTTTTAAGTCTCTTAGATTTTCTGATGATTTGCTATTGCAACATAACCTATCATAACCCAAGACACCATCGATTGGAAAATGGGCTGTTTCATATACCTTTGAGGGGGAAAAGGCTTTTATTCATAACTGAAAGAATCCTTACAATATATATCACAATCTTAGCAGTGTTAAAGTGTGAAAAGTATGGGCCTTGGATTTGATGAAATAAAGATTGTTAAAGGAATTCATTCAAGCAGATTAATATAGTCTAAAGAACTCCAAATCCGGAGTTGAACAGAAAGTTATGAATTCCAATAGTGGAGTTAtttggtggcacagcgggttaagaatccagcctgtCACTGCGGCTGTGGtatggttccatccctgggccaggaacttcctcgtgccatgggcatggccaaaataaataataaataaattcataaataaaataaataaaatacttactaGGCTTGTGACTTAATAACTTAACTTGTATaagcctttgtttcctcatctgtgaaataggtaTAACTGTAGAAGCTGCCTCCTAGGGTTCTGTGGATATTAGATGAGACAATTCTGATAATGCGTCCAGCATAGTAATTACTCCACATATTTTTGTTCCCACATTTGGTTAGATCACAGAGCTTGTTTAAGATAAGCATTGATTTCAAATAATATACATGGGGAAACTCTTCCAAAGTTTGTTACTGTGCTATACTAATCAATCAGCAAATATCTATTAATTCCTCACTAGGCACGAAGACTGATTTGAGCCTCTGAGTTGGGTGTTCTTGGAGATAACAAAAAAGCAGATCTAGAGCTTGAGGGAGGGCTTGGGTTCTTCCTACCCCCTCTCTGGTATATTTACTGAGTGAATTAGGCTAGAATGAACATCAAGAGCAACCCTGAGTAAAAGAGGGTTTTAAGTATTAGTAAAAGAGGTCACAAAAATATAACTTAGGAATGCATAAAAGGTCAGTCCTGTACCCATCTTGGTGACTGGCAGGCCTAGTAAAGGGAACATTGAAGACATTTTCTATGTCTGGGATCTGTCccggatgtgtgtgtgtgtgtgtgtgtgtgtgtgtgtgagggagagagagagagagagagagagagagagagtgtccCTGGGGGGCGGAGAGCACTGATGATTGGGGAGCACAAGTTAAGTCACAGAAGCAAAAAATAGGCTCTTTCAAGACAAGTATGAGAGTGTTCCTATCCACATAGGGTTATATTCTTATGGAATGTATGAAGTTATCCAGGATACATTATTGGGCTTATAATATGTCCAAATTCATAAAGCACCAACTCGTTATAATTGTCATCTGTAGCACATTTGAAGAAGCCTACACTTTGTCATTGCCAAGGTGTAACAATCATCATTTCTGAGGTTTATTCTGAACTAAACGTCTCCTCGCACATACTTTATGTGCTTTTATTCTGTCACTGAAGACATGCATTGTGGATTCTAGTCCAATGTTCTCACCTCAGTTTTCTGGAGGAATATGCCTGTGAAGGAACAGGTGGCTgattaatgtaattatttttattaaatgcctgAACCATGGCAGAGCAAGGAATTTTCTTTACAGGAAGTATAGCTGCCTCTAAATATAACTTTGGGCTACAGTTCaccttttctgtttattttatccCCAACTTATGAAACTGTATTTTAGGACTTGGGCTATATAACTTGTTATTTGATATCATCTGAACAACAGTGAATCAATTGTAATGGTTCTGGCACCAAAGGAAAGATAGGGGACTTAAATATGTTTCCAGAAGACAAAAAACCTCTCTTTGTGTACACTTTATAACATATGTTTCCACAGTTCTCAAAAGTCCAAAAAAACTTTTCTCACTACTTCTCATTAAAGACCAAGAggacaaaacagagaaaacaaactccaGCCCACGTATTATTTATCAGAGGTTTTGGATGACATTCAGattgaaaaccaaaaaagattcccttttcttctctccagcTCAATAAACGGCATTAGGATGCTTATTCCTCACTGCGAAATACACCCACTCTCACACACTTGGGAATGTTGTGTTAGCGTTCCAGGAAATGGGGGGCGGGAGGCTGTGTTAGTGCAGACAGGTTTGGGCTCCTCTCCACGTCCTTGCTGCTGGGTCGTCTTAGGTCCGCAGTGGGCTGCTGAGGTCTTCGAGGTCCGACCAGAGCACCTGGGCTCACAACTTATGTATACCTGGGTACACTCCCAGAGGCTACCGGAAAAATCTTGAATAGGGGACCGCTTTACCGCAGAGCGCTCGCTGAAACCTCAGAGACCCCCTTCTCTTGACTTTTCCGCGGCCCGGATAACCGCCCCAAGATTTAACTTTGCTCCGGGCAAGTGTTTGGCGCGGACCCCTTGAAGAAGCGAAGTCTGGTTCGGCTCCGCTCAACTCTGGCCTCCTCTCTTGCCAGGGAGGGATCCGGCGAGCCACGTGGAGCCGGGTGCGGCTTCACCTCGCTTCCTCCAGGCAGGGAAGAGAAGAGGCGAGAGGAGGTACTCAGCTCTCCTGGGTACACTcccaagcatttgttatttggccTTTGCGAAACAAAATGATGCTAAAAGGCAAAATGGCCAACGTGGAGGTACTCAGCTCTTCCGAGTACGCTCCCAAACAGCTCTAATTTGACGTTTAATAACCAAAACAATGCCAAAATGCAAATTAGGCGATGGAATACCCAGGATGAGCCTCATTTGACAGGCCAAACTGAGATTTTAATGGAAAGATTACTCATACCTGCACACCAAATTCATTCTGTcttttagtactttttaaaaaatgtgtaattttaatttccaCCACTGTCACAATGCACACTCCACAATAACACGCACTGAAACAATAGACACCCCCATATCGCATTGTGTCAGGTTATTATGAGGTGTCGCGGCGCGGGAAAGCGAAGCCCGGGACGTCAACCAGTCCCCCGCCGCACTTACGAGCACTCAGGGCCGCGTGTCTCCAAAAACTCAATAAACGGTTCAGGCCGACGCCTCAAcccagagaaggacaaatgtcaTCGGAGCATGGCCCCGGGCGTAGACGGAGAGGGTCAAAGAGGAGGCGAGCGAGGACAGAGGGAGCGAGCACCGCTCGGGGGAGAGCAGACGCGCGTAGGGAAGTCGAGGAGACCAAGTGCATCCCAGCGGGTGGGGAAGGTCCCTCCCGGGGTGATCGGGGTGTCCCGACCCCCGGAGAATGGAACCCCGCGCGTGGCCCTACGCTCTCAGCAGCACCCAGTCCTTGGGGGAGCGTTAAACCCAGGGCACCAGGACAAGGGTGTGTGCGGGGTCACAGGATAACGCTGTTACTTTGTAGTGAGacacgtgtgtgtctgtgtctgtgtgtctgtacgtgggggggggggggggggcggagagagggaaggagagagagggagcgagAGAGTGATTGAgaaccagaaggaaaagaaagagcagggGGCTGAAGGCCGATGTCCTACTTTTAAGAGGCATTGAGAGGCAAAAGCTTTCTTGTAAGCAGAGTCGCAGCCCGTGCCGCGTTAGCGACCAGCGGAACAGGGCGCGGGGACCTCTCCAAGGGGCCTCCAACCTCACGCGCCCTGAGGTGGCCCCGGAGGGGGACTCTGTCCTGGCAACTGGGGGAAGGTCGGGACTGGGGGTTCCTTCTCCCAAGACCCCGGCGCTGCCACCCGGAGGCGGCGAGCTCAGTCCGCCTTTCCAGGGGCAAGGAAAGCGGCCCTCTAGCCTCGCGACCTCGGGTCCCCAGACCCTCCCACCGCCCGACCTCCTCCCCTCAACCTCATTCATTTTTCCTCAGCACCTTCTAGTTCAGGCTCAAAACCCAACTCCAAGCCCTCTCGAGCCCTCATCACCGAGCTTAGGAGAAGGGCCAGGGTCGGAACGGGCTCGGGGGACATCGTACCGAAGTGGCGGCCGCGAGGGGCGCCGCGTCCCGCGGGTGCCCGGCGCGGATGAGCCAGCGGCCGAGAGCAGCCCCCGGAGCCGCGCAGCATCCGCGTCTACAGTGACGGTGGAAGCCACGCCCGCTCGGGAGCTGGGGGCAGTCCTAgccccccccacctttcccccgcccgcccgccccctcctcccggcGCCGGCCCCCGGCCCGCCCCCGGCTCGGCTCGCGGGAGGCGCTGGGCGCCGGGGCTGGCGTGCTCTCCCGGGCGCACACACACATCCACGCACGCACGCCCAGAGCCGCTCTCTCCGCGCCCGGCCCTCGTTCCCCTCGCCCATGCAGACGGACAGAGCGACGGAAGATGGCTGACGACTCCACGGGGCACCGAGGATGcagcccggcggcggcggcggcggcgggagcggcagaagcagcggcggcggcaggggcagcggcggcagcggcggcgttggcggcggcggcggcggcggcagcgggagcaggagcggcggcggcggcggcatcCCCGAGACTCCTCGAGCTACCTTTCCCTCTGACAGCCACTGACGTTCTCCGCCGCTAGAAGAGACCCCGCTTCTCAGGcgcctgccttccctccccccgcccaaccccagccccagccccgccagCACCGCTACCTCCGCCAGCATTGCCACCATCagcaccacctccaccaccaccaccaccaccgccaccaccaccaccgccggCGGCGGCAGCAGCCATTTCATCTCCacagaaaccagacacaaaaacatggcagaaatggagaaagaagggagACCTCCGGAAAATAAAAGGAGCAGGAAACCGGCTCACCCAGTGAAAAGGGagatcaatgaggaaatgaaggtaTTTTTGGACTTCGGGGCCGGAGAGCCTGAGCCCTTTCTTCCGCCTGCTCCCTTTGGGCCGTTGTATGGATTTGGGGGTTACAGGGGAGCGCTTGTCAGTTTCTGTAGGATGCCCAGAACgcctcagctcctcctccaggtGCAAAACAGAGGCCAACTCGCGGGCTGCATCCCCGAGATTTGCCTACCTCAGatttgatgggggtgggggcggccggGAAACCACATACTATTTAACCTTATAAAGCCCAGGTTGGTCCGGGCGCGTTTCAGAGGGAGGGGACCGGGGGCTCAAGTGGCCCGTTGGTGAAGAGGTTTTCTTAATCGGTGGGCtagttttttcctcttcttcgGGCACCATCCCTAGGATCCCTCCAAAGTTAGAAGCCGCCGGGCCAAGGCACCCGGGGAGCGCTCGATTCCACCTCTCTCCCCAGTTCCTCTCCCGGCTCCTTGATCCCGCTTGCCCCCTAGTAGCCAGCTGCGACTAGGTGCGAGGGTGCCAAGAGGCTGTTAGTGCCGGGGCGAGTTTTGGCCCGAGCGACGCTGGTCTGGGTACCGTTTTGACCGCAGGCTCGCCTCGCCCGCCCCTGCCGGCTCCTCTCACTCGACTGCCTCCGCCTCCCGTTCGCCTTTGCATGCTCCACTTCCCAGTTAAGCAGACCCGGGCAAGCCCTGCTGAAAGATAGCTGTCTGAGGGGCGGCCTTCGCAGAGCGCCTGCCCATTGTTCGGAAAGGCCAGCCTGGAGTCCTGTCGGAGAGGCCGGGCTCCCCGCCAGGCCAGCGGTGCCCCAGAGGTGGCAAGCGCAGCAGCCTGGCGCTCCAGCTGTGCGCATTGGAGTGATTGCACAAGAGCACCGCTCAGCTCCGGACCCCTCGCGTCTGATTTCCCCCCCATACCACACTTATTTTCCAGGAAGTTGCAGCTTTTGCCCGGTGagggttttattttgtcttgattTCACGAGTCtctcttaattaatttttttttattttttgtttttctgtgagttACAAACAAGCAGCAGATTTCAGGGGGAGGAGGGTTAAGTTTAATTCTGCAGCCGTCTTATTCCCCATCTTCTGCATAGAATCTGTAATACTGCCAAGTGACTTGGTCAGGTTGGTTAGGTTGGTATTTAAAAGACTAGTGATGAAAATAGCAAGCAACTAAGTAAAATTTATTGTGCTTTGACGTTGTGTTGATTAGAACAAGCATATTCTGGAGAGTGCCTTGTATGAAGCCCATGTTTAGAAAGGGGCACATGGATAATACGTCCTGTATGTGTACCTAAGTAAATATGCTTACTGTTCCTTTCTTCCAGAAAATGTGTATAGCAGTCTACATTGTGGAATAGGGTTTTTACTTCTGAGTAAGAAACTTAGTGCATGAGGTGCAGCATCAGTCCAAGGAGAGTTAAGGAAAATTTGCCTTGGAAATCAGTGCTGTTCCTTGTGATGGAAACCACCATTGCTTCCATTGATagatagtttttttggtttttttgttttgtttttgttttttaagaggcTGGTAGGAGTTGTCTTCCCCTGGGGATAGAATTCAAACAGTCTACAGTAACCATTCTTCCTCACTTGCCCTTCCCTCCTGTCCTGCATTTccaaattacttttttatttcattttaaattggaGGTGGAGGAACAGGAGAGAGGTAAAGCCACTAAGAAATCACAGTGTGCACTGTCCCTTTAAAACACTGCCTAGTGTGATCTATAGGGATGGCAGTTTTTAAGTTTCATAGGTTCTAGAATTACAAATTAGCTAATTTTAATCAAAACATGTGAAATGTTATCCCGGCTGGATATAAAGGCTGACTGTGCTCGATGCTTGGGGCTCACGTTGTTGACTTTGGCTGCAGGAGCACTCCGTGGTTTGGGAGATAGTTGTCCTTCTACAGTATAACAGATGTTTGTCTGAACTGgtgaggaagaaacaaaaacaacattgTGCGAAGGGGAAAAATTACACAATTTTTAGTCAATGCTGCAGGACTAGGTATGGAATTAACCTTCGTGCacagaatttcctctttttaaaatgttatttttcttccaaatcacCACCTACTGTTTGAAGTTTTAATCCTCATCATTTCGGTACAGAGCAGCATTAAATAAGTTTTCCGCGGCAAATAATTCAATTGCCTGAAGGGTCAGTATTTTCTCCCTAGTTTGGAACAATGTAGAAGAGACCCCAGGCCATAATCTCCGGTCGTGTCAGTGCACACCATGCCAGTGAGTCATGGACTCCCATTTCTAGCAGGATTGTTCAGTACACATTCTTCTAATATAGTAGCACCCAAGTCctcattttaaaagtgatttctCAAAGTCAAAAGGTGGAAGGGTTATTTcgaacacattctttttctgcctttactATTAATAACCGCATTAGCAAAACCcctccccaaacctcatggttttgTTACCCCCCCCCCAGTCTCTCCAAACCTAAAGTGTAGAGTAACATAAGACGTTGGTTGCCCTGTATAAAAATATGTGCAACAAAATGTCACCGAGAACACAATGTGGCCTTGTGCAGCTTCATATCGGTGCCTCTGGAGCTGCCTGGCTGTGTTTGCCTTCATCTGAACGGCTTTCATCTGGACCAGTGTAAACTAAGCTCTGGTAAGTAATCACTGCCcggcagaaagaaaggaatgtaTACAGCTAGCACGGCCTAAGCTGTAAAAACGGAAACCTGAGCCCTCACCGTAGATCACATATCAAGGCTTGAAGGTAGGGGAAATGAaagggggaaagaggagagagcaaTGCAAAAGTCAGCCTGGGAAGTGGAGGATCAGGAGGAGGCCCCCCTTAGGGAGATTTGGCTCAGGGATTAGGGAATTTTATCGTGGTGTACAGTGACCTACTCAGGTTTCAACACTGGTTAGATCAAGTTGCTTCTCTGCAAGCTGAAAGAAAAAGGACTGGTGTGTATGTGATTTTCCCCTCTTCGGGTAATAGAAAGGACATTGGTACAAGTGTCTATTTTAAGTACAGCAAATGCAGGGCACTGAGAATGAGCAACAAAATTGCCTTATCGTAGAGACGTCCTTCAAGATTTCCTAATTGAGATagtcacatatttatttaaaaatggccAGAGAAGACAAACTGGCAGAGGTTTAGCTGACACCAGTAATGGCATTGAAGATTGTCTTCATGTGGCTGGGAGCTAATGTTGGTTGCTGTTTCACTAGATCAGATATTGAGTTACATTTTCGTTATCACTGGCTTAATGTACATGGCAGTTGtaacaaatttaaatttgataCAATATAATTTTGTGTGTGAAAAGTACATGACTTGGCATAGCTCCCCTTTAGTGTCCTTTAGTGAAAATAGCTTCAAGTAGAAATGTTTGTCTCATTATGACCTTTACGctgtttctttatctttccttttctttttcctcccttcatcctggtttttcttaattaaaaagacTCATACTGTACTTATAATCAATCTGCCTTATTATTTAGTGACCAATAGAAAGGATTTTCAAAAATCAGATGTCAGTGCCATTTGTATTTTTCACTACTTTCGTTTTCTAAAGCAAATATTGTGATTGTAGCCAATGTAGTATGCCTTCAATATACTGTTAGCTCACATTTATCATAATGGATCTTAGGAGGGAATTCTGATACGTATTGTGTTAATTCGTttcagaagttttataattttggatgtgtaaatgtaaatatatgagTAAGTATAAATATAATTGTGCCTAAGGGTATGTATTTTATGCACATAGATCTTGGTGAATGTGATTAGTGACTACCAAACAGTGATACAATTCAAAAAAATCTAAACTGTGAGTAGAGGTAATGAGTcagatttttatctttgaaaGCTCTCTGACAAAACCCGGTGTGATTGATTAGGTCAAGCACTCTGCCCTGGAAACTTTCCTAGACAAACCATAATTAATGCATTTACAATGTTTGACTTCCTTATCAATTGCTCAAGTACAGTATAATCTGTGTTAACTGTCTCAGGGTCTTTGCTAAAGAAGTTCTCTGTCTATAAATATTCTCAGTAAGTAATTTGTACCTAAAATTATGCATCAGTCCTAATGTCTACAGTTGGAGTCAGGCACATCTGTTAGAGTTTAGTAGTAAACTCACCATAAGATTTTCTAGTTTAGTTTCTGATGGTCTCCATTTGGCATTAAAAATGACCTGTGTCAGTTGCACAGACAATAAAGCAAGTTGCAGAGCTGAGCTGGTGAGTGCAGTGAATTAAATAGcttgccataatttttttttttttttgaatagagaTATCAGAGCATGAATTGGGAAAGTCAGCATGTTTAAGGTTGAAATCAGCTCATTACTAAAACAGGTAATTTTAAGTTTTGCTCCTGAAATTCCATCCTGATGTCACAAACAGTAAGTCTCAGGAACCTAGAAAGTGGCTTGGGACCAGATCTCACTGTGGCCTTCTCAGATTATGTCAGACCTCCCTGGCTGAGCAGTGGTCTACAGTGTCTGTGTGACAGGGGTGAGAATGGATGTCATTTGGGACACGGGCCTTGCCCCTTGGAAACTGGTTACAGGGTGTTGCTGAGCCCACTGGCCCTGTCCTGTTCATTGAGCTCAGTTGTCCTGCTCGAGGTTCTAGTCTCAACCTATAAGGCAAAGTCCTGGGAGGGCACAGAGAGCTATGAATTCTGCTCTGTTCAAACCAGGGCTTTTCTGAAAAGagtctctttctccatctgtgaacCTGTGAGTATGATGTGTGGTAGAGCAAAACTCGAAGCCTTATACAGCTCGCAGGTtccagagaggaggaaatggaaaggAACCACTGCACTTCCTCCCGAATCTGAAATAAACATTTGAACTAGAAGAAAATGAGTCTGACAGACTCATTCCCTTCTTCGTTTCCTGCCTCTGTGCTTGCCAAGCACTGCTCTGTGAAGCCAAGCTCTGCTCCCCTTGTGTGAAAGACAGACTCAGAGAAACCAAGAGGtaacagtttttaaaggaaagtcgAAAACAGGGCTtcaaaaaaggcaaatatcagTGAATGCAAGTGACTGTCTGAAAAAGGAGAGTTCAAGGGAAATAGAGTGTCTTGCTAGGGTGACCAGACTCTTTATATCTTCTAAGAAAGGGTCCTTTTTTATTGAATCTTTAtacttcttttcttaaaaaaaaaaattattagaagtaGTAGACAGTGGATCATTTAAAAACCTCTGAAGTCTAAAACTTCCTCTTGCGGAATGGGAAGTCAGCCACACTTGCACTCTCAAGCTAATAAGATTATTGAATATTTTCCTAAAAGAGAAGGGATATTCCAgggtagaatgaaaaaaaaaaatactttgtttttgatGGTGCCAATTGAAACATGTAAACAGACATGAAAGCATGTGGTGGGTGAGATTTGCTGAATGTATATTCTAGGATCTGGAGACTGATGGATGTTAATATCTCTTATGTAACTAAAGAGTTGTAGAACTCTGGCCTGCTTTAGGGCCAATGGCTTTGGCATGGACAGGAAAACAATGTAACAAGTCTTGGTGATTTGGGGGccagtgctgcagctgtgatgggaCACAGCTGCACACAGCTGCACACCTGCCATGCCTGCCACAATGTTAGCGAGGGCTGGTCTCCACAACTTTACACATTTGTTTGACCTTTTTAGAACATTTCATGTCTCGGCCACATATTAAAACCAGACAAGTGGGGACGTACTCGTACACTCGGTGCCACAACAAGACAATAAAGCAACATAGATTTTTATATGTGGAAACACAATTTTGGTTTCATACGACAACTATACAGCCATCTAGTTCAGACCATATCACTAAGCGAACAAGACTTTCTCCTCAGGGCTGCTCCAGACTGGAGCTGAATTTTAGTGCTATGATGTGTCCTCTACCCTTTAGAACTGCATTATAATCATTGCGTTGTGGCTGAGAATAATACTGCAGAATGACCCCAACGAAGACCCAAATCTTCAAAGGATTTCAGCCAAAACTGTATGTAGTTCAGGTAAAAACAACAGGGCTTTAATGAATAAGGTCTGCAGCAAGATTGTAAATCTGGCTGCTCTTATTATAGCATGTGTGTGGATGACCCTCCAGAGGGATGACCCTCCAGTGGGATGTCTTTGAGGCGTGTCTGAGGATGCCATCTGAACCAGTGGGGTCATGGGTGTGAAAGTACTTTGAAATCTGTAAAGGGCTCTTCCAATATTTCTTTTGTGCTATTTAAATTTTGCCTCCTTCTTGGTAGAACCTTAAAAGAAAACCTCTCCGTTAGGTCTGTGTTAAGAGAGGTGACTTGGACTCAGCCCTAGGCCAGACCTGGGGACAGATAGAGCTAGAAACTGATCtctaatcaattttattttaattcctacTTCCTAAAAAGAAACTGCctctcttctgcagcttccttcctccagccctttaaaaatcttaattagcGAGTCCACTGATGCTTAATAGAAATCTACTTCAGAAGTCAGTGAGAACCCATGGAGGTGAAAAGggagataaaatattttccaaaaataaccaTCATTTTAATCTTAATTGTCAGAGatactaacttttttttgttttgttttgttttttgtttttttgcaccTTGTCATTTGTTCAGGATTGggggtttccttttcctttgataGTATTTCTCATATGCTCCACTTTCTTGGATAAAGTGTGTCAGAATGTTTTGAAGTTAAGTAATGTAACTTACTGAtcctttttattgtcattagGGCTGTGAATATGATTGACATTGTCTATGAGAGGActacatgttaatttttaattaaaactattatttttaaaaaattaaagacatgacAGCAGTAGGAGAATAAGcaatacaaataagcaaaaagaaaaacaaagcctgTAATTTTCCCACCCAGACACAATTACTGTTAGCATTTTGATGTATGTCTTTTCATGCCCTTTTCTGTAtgatatgtgtttttttaaacaaaaatggtCTCATAGTATATTAACCttccttttaaaacttaaaatattgttaatagCTTTTCATGGCAGTAAAAATTTATCCATAGCATATATTTTAGTGGcaaaatagtattccattttagtCATTTCATGACTAAACTGTAATTTACTTAACCAAGTTCCTATTGTTTGGCATGTAGTTTGTTTCTAAGAAAACAGCGCTGAGATAAACATTCCTGAACATGCATATTTTTGCACCTATTTCCTTAGAATAGTCCCTACTATGcctagaaataaaattgctgaATCAAAGgatatgtaaaattttatgtttttattgtgtaAAGTCAAGTTACCTTTTCTAAAAATTGAATCATCTTGAATTCCCAATAGTCTGTGAGTGCTCATTATATTGgatattgtaatttttattttattttattttttggttttccagggccgcacccgaggcatatggaggttcccaggctaggggtctaatcagagctatagccgacagcctgcgccagagccacagcaacatgggatccgagctgtgtctgtgacctacaccacatctcacggcactgcctgatccttaacccacagaacaaggccagggatcgaacctgcaacctcatggttcctagtcatattcgctaaccactgcgccactatgggaactggaagttgtaattttttttttttttttttttggtctttttgtcttttgttgttgttgttgttgctatttcttgggccgctcccgcggcatatggaggttcccaggctaggggctgaatcggagctgtagccaccggcctacgccagagccacagcaacgcgggatccgagccgcgtctgcaacctacaccacagctcatggcaacgccggatcgttaacccactgagcaagggcagggaccgaacccgcaacctcatggttcttagtcggattcgttaaccactgcgccacgacgggaactcctgaagttgtaattttttttaactttcacattttttttttccttgttagggccgcacccacagcgtatggaagttcccaggctagggatcaatttggagctacagccgccaggctacaccacagc
The Sus scrofa isolate TJ Tabasco breed Duroc chromosome 1, Sscrofa11.1, whole genome shotgun sequence DNA segment above includes these coding regions:
- the LOC110260430 gene encoding WAS/WASL-interacting protein family member 3-like, which codes for MFLCLVSVEMKWLLPPPAVVVVAVVVVVVEVVLMVAMLAEVAVLAGLGLGLGGGREGRRLRSGVSSSGGERQWLSEGKVARGVSGMPPPPPLLLPLPPPPPPPTPPLPPLPLPPPLLLPLPPPPPPPGCILGAPWSRQPSSVALSVCMGEGNEGRARRERLWACVRGCVCAPGRARQPRRPAPPASRAGGGPGAGAGRRGRAGGGKVGGARTAPSSRAGVASTVTVDADAARLRGLLSAAGSSAPGTRGTRRPSRPPLRPID